A region of Natribaculum luteum DNA encodes the following proteins:
- a CDS encoding DUF7311 family protein, with translation MIRLVLAVVLTLALVGLSMPAVDRAGTVRTDERVGSDVAALDRAATALLEHEELPPPGTAGPRRIVTLSLPSPSLARAPVDYVVVGDAFDSRTDEDRIVAYRVGRGAERLVHVDAPIRTAGSDPLVLRGSGEYDLVLTLERDASDDPVVVVSLP, from the coding sequence GTGATCCGACTCGTCCTCGCCGTCGTCCTCACGCTCGCGCTGGTCGGCCTCTCCATGCCGGCGGTCGACCGCGCCGGAACGGTTCGGACGGACGAACGAGTCGGATCGGACGTCGCCGCTCTCGACCGGGCGGCCACCGCGTTGCTCGAGCACGAGGAACTCCCGCCGCCCGGGACGGCGGGACCGCGGCGGATCGTGACACTCTCGCTACCGTCTCCGTCGCTCGCCCGGGCGCCGGTCGACTACGTCGTCGTCGGCGACGCGTTCGACTCCAGGACCGACGAGGACCGCATCGTCGCCTACCGTGTCGGTAGGGGCGCAGAACGACTCGTCCACGTCGACGCCCCGATCCGGACGGCAGGCAGCGATCCACTCGTCCTCCGAGGTTCAGGCGAGTACGACCTCGTCCTCACCCTCGAGCGCGACGCCAGCGACGATCCGGTCGTCGTCGTTTCCCTGCCGTGA